Proteins co-encoded in one Medicago truncatula cultivar Jemalong A17 chromosome 8, MtrunA17r5.0-ANR, whole genome shotgun sequence genomic window:
- the LOC25502066 gene encoding cytochrome P450 89A2, whose protein sequence is METWFIVLFSVCVCWLIKATLSITTKSVSLPPGPPHIPIITPLLWLRKSFTQTQLVPFLRTLHAKHGPIISLQIIFRRIVFISDRSLAHHALIQNSSVFSDRPIPLPNINLISSNQHTINTASYGATWRTLRRNLAAEMLHPSRAKSFSEIRKWVLQTLLDRLKLSSESTDSIKVVDHLQYAMFCLLVFMCFGERVNDDKISDIELVQRALLIGLNKFNILNIFPKVTRILFRKRWEELLKLRKDQEDVLLPLIRARKEAKERRLSKNNVVSYADTLLELELPEEKRKLSEDEMVSLCSEFLNAGTDTTSTALQWIMANLVKYPHVQDKIVEEIRDQVIGADRNEENKEIKEEDLQNLPYLKCVILEGLRCHPPGHFVLPHAVKEDVVFDGYLLPKNVVVNFMVADIGRDPSVWEDPLEFKPERFLKDEAFDITGTKEIKMMPFGVGRRICPGYNLALLHLEYFVANLVWNFNWKILEGAGYVDLSEKTEFTVVMKNPLQVHISPRI, encoded by the coding sequence ATGGAGACATGGTTCATCGTCTTATTTTCTGTATGTGTGTGTTGGTTGATCAAAGCCACCCTCTCCATCACTACTAAGAGTGTAAGCCTCCCTCCTGGCCCTCCACACATACCTATCATCACACCCCTCTTATGGCTTAGAAAATCATTCACCCAAACCCAACTTGTACCCTTTCTTCGAACCCTACATGCAAAACATGGTCCAATAATTAGTCTTCAAATCATTTTCCGTCGAATCGTATTCATTTCTGATCGATCCCTTGCCCACCATGCCCTAATCCAAAATTCATCTGTTTTCTCTGACCGCCCTATACCACTTCCTAATATCAACCTCATTTCAAGTAATCAACACACCATCAACACTGCTTCTTATGGAGCTACATGGCGTACCCTACGTCGTAACCTTGCCGCTGAGATGCTTCACCCATCTCGTGCCAAGTCCTTCTCCGAAATTCGCAAGTGGGTCTTGCAAACCCTCCTCGACCGTCTTAAATTATCTTCAGAATCCACTGATTCGATCAAAGTTGTTGACCACCTTCAATATGCAATGTTTTGCTTACTCGTTTTTATGTGTTTTGGTGAACGAGTTAATGATGATAAAATCAGCGACATCGAACTTGTACAAAGGGCACTTCTGATAGGTCTCAACAAATTCAACATTTTGAATATCTTTCCCAAAGTGACTCGGATTTTATTCCGTAAACGATGGGAGGAATTGTTGAAGTTGCGAAAAGATCAAGAAGATGTTCTACTTCCGCTAATAAGAGCGAGGAAGGAAGCCAAGGAAAGGAGATTGAGCAAAAACAATGTTGTTTCCTATGCAGATACTCTTTTGGAATTGGAGTTGCCCGAGGAGAAACGCAAGCTGAGTGAAGATGAAATGGTCAGCCTTTGTTCAGAGTTTTTGAATGCTGGCACAGACACGACCTCCACGGCGCTCCAGTGGATCATGGCTAATTTGGTGAAGTATCCACATGTGCAAGACAAAATTGTGGAGGAGATTAGAGATCAGGTGATTGGCGCTGATCGAAATGAAGAGAATAAGGAAATTAAAGAGGAAGACTTGCAGAACCTACCATATCTAAAGTGTGTGATTTTGGAAGGGCTGAGGTGTCACCCACCGGGGCACTTTGTGTTGCCCCATGCGGTGAAGGAGGATGTGGTTTTCGACGGTTACTTGCTGCCTAAAAATGTGGTAGTGAATTTCATGGTGGCAGACATAGGGAGGGACCCTAGTGTTTGGGAAGATCCATTGGAGTTTAAACCAGAAAGGTTTTTGAAGGATGAGGCTTTTGATATTACCGGGACTAAAGAGATAAAGATGATGCCGTTTGGAGTTGGGAGGAGAATTTGTCCTGGATATAATTTAGCTTTGCTCCATTTGGAATACTTTGTGGCTAATTTGGTCTGGAATTTTAATTGGAAGATTCTAGAGGGAGCTGGTTATGTTGATTTGTCGGAAAAAACTGAATTCACCGTGGTTATGAAAAATCCACTGCAAGTTCATATTTCTCCTAGGATCTAA
- the LOC25502067 gene encoding uncharacterized protein has protein sequence MDIQEESSSTFGPLAAMSLRNMSSSSSAFFSANQSPFFSPRTSSCHLSDTLRPEASNDRIHLDAAAAASTSTSSVVPEQKCSISDVAAASPAACTSGDMQRLDRISSSVGISSSTISGYCHPYDDCYSGQKERRSKKGRNQKSSSTPPGSRAISSYRLTSCDVFIGLHGRKPPLVRFSKWLCAELEIHGISCFVSDRASCKNSNKLVIAEKAMDVASFGIVIITKKSFKNPYTIEELKFFSSKKNLVPIYFDLSPFDCLVRDIIEKRGELWEKHGGELWLLYGGLKQEWKDAVHALSRVEEWKLEAQDGNWRDCILETVTLLAMRLGRRSVAEHLRKWKEKIKEEELPFTRNENFIGRKKELSQLEFMLFGDVTGDSKQDYIELKARSKRRHLTIGRGKSSVLDERNESSREEKEPVLWKESEKEIEMQSVEFAQQHYRSKLKRSGKYSRKKRGVKVLYGKGIACVSGDSGIGKTELILEFAYRFHQRYKMVLWIGGESRYIKQNYLNLRSFLEVDVSVENSLEKTSIKGFEEHEAAAISRVRKEMMRNIPYLVIIDNLESETDWWDHKLVMDLLPRFGGETHVIISTCLPRVMNLEPLKLSYLSGVEAMSLMLPSGKDYTVAEIDALRTIEEKLGRLTLGLAIIGGILSELPITPSRLLDTINRMPLKEMSSWSSKEAHAFRKNTFLLQLFDVCFSVFDHADGPKSLATRMVLVSGWFASSPIPVSLLALAAHKIPKKDKGTCLWRRLLKSLTCGFTSPHTKKSELEASSLLLSFNIARSSAKKGCIQFNELIKLYARKREVTGSSHAMVQAVIGQGSISQHLDHLWAACFLLFEFGHNPTVVELEVSELLHLVKKVVLPLAIQSFITYSRCTAALELLRLCTNALEAADQTLVTPVDKWFDKSLCWRSIQTNAQLNPCLWQELALCRATVLETRAKLMLRGAQFDIGSDLIKKAIFIRSSICGDDHPDTIFARETLSKLTRLIANVQIHS, from the coding sequence ATGGATATTCAAGAAGAAAGTTCCTCCACCTTTGGACCTTTGGCAGCAATGAGTTTAAGGAATATGTCTTCGTCGTCTTCGGCTTTCTTTTCAGCCAATCAGTCACCGTTTTTCTCTCCAAGAACGTCATCGTGTCATTTATCGGATACTTTGAGACCTGAAGCTTCAAATGACAGAATTCATCTagatgctgctgctgctgcttcCACTAGCACAAGTTCAGTGGTTCCAGAACAAAAATGTTCTATCTCTGATGTGGCTGCTGCGTCTCCAGCTGCCTGTACTTCAGGTGATATGCAGAGACTCGACCGTATATCTTCCTCGGTAGGTATCTCTAGTAGCACCATATCTGGTTACTGCCATCCCTATGATGATTGTTATTCTGGACAGAAAGAGAGGCGAAGTAAGAAAGGTAGAAACCAAAAATCATCGTCAACACCACCAGGTTCACGAGCAATTTCTTCTTACAGATTGACGAGTTGTGATGTTTTCATTGGATTACATGGGCGCAAGCCTCCTCTTGTAAGATTTTCCAAATGGCTGTGTGCTGAGTTAGAAATTCACGGTATCAGTTGCTTTGTATCTGATAGGGCCTCATGTAAGAACTCTAACAAGCTTGTCATTGCAGAGAAGGCTATGGACGTTGCTTCTTTCGGTATagtaattataacaaaaaagtcTTTCAAGAATCCATATACCATTGAGGAGCTGAAATTTTTCTCCAGCAAGAAGAATTTGGTTCCGATATACTTTGATCTGAGTCCATTTGATTGTCTTGTAAGGGATATAATTGAGAAAAGGGGTGAGTTGTGGGAAAAACATGGAGGAGAACTTTGGCTTTTGTATGGAGGGTTGAAGCAGGAGTGGAAAGATGCTGTCCATGCCCTCTCTCGGGTCGAAGAATGGAAGTTGGAAGCTCAGGATGGAAACTGGCGAGATTGTATACTTGAGACTGTCACATTGTTAGCAATGAGGTTAGGCCGAAGAAGTGTCGCCGAGCATTTGAGaaaatggaaagagaaaattaaGGAAGAGGAGTTACCTTTCACTCGTAACGAGAATTTTATCGGTCGAAAGAAAGAGCTTTCTCAGTTGGAATTTATGCTTTTTGGTGATGTTACTGGAGATTCAAAGCAAGATTATATTGAACTCAAGGCAAGATCGAAAAGAAGGCATTTGACCATTGGTAGGGGCAAGAGTAGTGTGTTAGATGAAAGAAATGAAAGTAGTAGGGAGGAGAAAGAACCAGTTTTGTGGAAGGAGTCAGAAAAAGAGATTGAAATGCAAAGTGTTGAGTTTGCTCAGCAGCACTACCGTTCGAAGCTCAAACGCAGTGGTAAGTATAGTAGGAAGAAAAGAGGAGTGAAGGTTTTGTATGGGAAAGGGATTGCATGTGTATCAGGAGATTCAGGAATTGGAAAAACTGAACTCATTCTCGAGTTTGCTTATAGATTTCACCAAAGATACAAGATGGTGCTATGGATAGGAGGGGAGAGTAGGTATATAAAGCAAAACTATCTAAACCTCAGGTCATTTTTAGAAGTTGATGTGAGTGTTGAGAATAGTTTGGAGAAAACAAGTATAAAAGGATTCGAAGAGCATGAAGCAGCAGCTATTTCTAGAGTTCGCAAAGAAATGATGAGAAACATTCCGTATCTTGTGATCATTGATAACTTGGAAAGCGAAACTGATTGGTGGGATCACAAACTTGTGATGGATCTTCTCCCTCGTTTCGGGGGAGAGACTCATGTGATCATATCAACGTGCCTTCCCCGCGTCATGAACTTGGAACCGCTAAAACTTTCATACTTATCTGGAGTTGAAGCAATGTCTCTAATGTTACCAAGTGGAAAGGACTACACAGTTGCTGAGATTGATGCTCTGAGAACAATTGAGGAGAAGCTTGGAAGGTTAACTTTAGGCCTTGCCATTATTGGTGGAATTTTATCAGAGTTACCTATAACACCAAGCAGACTCTTAGATACCATAAACAGGATGCCCTTGAAGGAGATGTCTTCATGGAGTAGTAAAGAAGCTCACGCCTTCCGGAAGAACACTTTTCTTCTGCAGCTCTTCGATGTTTGTTTCTCGGTATTTGATCACGCAGACGGCCCTAAGAGCCTAGCAACAAGAATGGTACTTGTAAGTGGATGGTTTGCATCCAGTCCCATTCCAGTTTCATTGTTAGCACTTGCTGCACACAAGATACCGAAAAAAGATAAGGGAACTTGTTTGTGGAGAAGATTGCTAAAATCCTTAACCTGTGGTTTCACTTCCCCACACACCAAAAAATCTGAATTAGAAGCATCTTCACTGCTGCTAAGTTTCAACATTGCAAGGAGTAGTGCTAAGAAAGGATGTATCCAATTCAATGAACTCATCAAACTATATGCCAGGAAAAGAGAAGTTACTGGATCTTCACATGCAATGGTTCAAGCTGTGATCGGTCAAGGGTCAATATCTCAACATCTGGATCATTTGTGGGCTGCATGTTTTCTGTTATTCGAATTCGGTCATAACCCAACGGTTGTCGAGCTTGAGGTTTCTGAGCTCTTGCATCTTGTGAAAAAAGTGGTTCTGCCTCTTGCAATTCAATCTTTCATTACATACTCTCGATGCACAGCTGCTCTCGAGCTCTTACGACTGTGCACGAATGCATTGGAAGCAGCTGACCAAACATTAGTTACACCGGTCGATAAGTGGTTCGACAAATCACTCTGTTGGAGATCCATTCAAACTAATGCTCAGTTGAATCCTTGTCTTTGGCAAGAGCTAGCACTATGTAGAGCCACAGTACTTGAGACTAGAGCTAAGCTTATGCTAAGAGGAGCACAATTTGATATAGGGAGTGATCTAATCAAGAAAGCCATTTTTATCAGGAGTTCAATTTGTGGTGATGATCATCCGGATACTATATTTGCTCGTGAAACGTTAAGCAAACTCACTAGACTAATTGCAAATGTTCAGATTCATTCTTGA